The nucleotide window TGAGGAAGGGAACAAATTGTAGATATCTAGAACCATTGAAAAGGTTGATTACCAAACTTTAAgggaaattttgaaaattgtctTGTCTTGTTGTGTAATTTGGTAGCTGTTATTGTCGACAACATATGGATTGTTTTGGACATGCATGCCCTTTAATCTAGAAAAGTTTATTGTGCATCTATTTTGTTGATTACAATTCTTTCTTGGCAAACAGTGACTATTTTGGATTTAAACCAGTTGAATGAAATGAAAGAGACGATTCATATGCATGTTAGATACCTCTCCCAATTTGAGCTTTAATATTGTTCTAGATTTGCATTGTAAGAAgagaataaatttattttagaattgacATTCTTTTGAGAGTACTACATCGTATAATACTTGATTTTAAATGTCTGGTtgtgatcatataatacttccaCCAtacttaattgattttaaatataataaatgatgaTATAATACTTCGACCAcacttaattgattttaaataagCATTTTATAATGTCtataatttaaaagagaaaagtaaGATGTCTCCGaaactaaaatcaacaaaccaatttttttttttaggaatcaaCAAATCAAATTTTCTTTCGGTTTGAAATGACAAATTGGACCAAACCAAGAACAAGTTAATTGCCAGTGCCACTTCGTCTCACGTGAACAACCTCAGCACTAATATTTTAAGAGTTCATATTTAAACCTAGTTTTTTTTATGCAGCGTTAAGGGTAACAAGTTGATTTGGTTTAAGTTTGTGATGGAAAAAAATCCAAACCACTAAAAAATCATCGGTTTTGtttgattcaaaaatattttctctcaTGAATTTCAAACTAAATTGATGAATAATAtgttggtttgatttggttcttttgtttttacattgtgtttaattttgattttgtttgaatccGAACGTAAAAAATAATCGAGCCAATTGGTTTGGTTCTTGTACACCTATTCAGCACAATAAACATATGGAACCAACCTAAGATATCTGGTAGTTTGTTTTGATGCCTATATATATAAGAGACATCCGGTCTTCCAAAAATAGGTACAATATTTTATACTCCATACCCgcatatttttataaacttcTAGATTAATCAATCCGATTGAAGGGAAGATTTGTAGCATCCCACTCGTCAATATTTGAACTTTATCAGTCGGACGTGTCAGAGGACAGGTGTCCATGAGCGATAAATATAACGAAGGATATTATCATGCAGTGTCAGTAAAGCAGGTTCAGTTATCGGTATCAAGTCAAGCACGTATAAGACAAAAGTGTATTTTGGTACTTGCACGCAGAGGGTATATAAGTGTGTCATGTCCCCATCATTTCCTTTCCTTAtgatctttctctctctaagtttataAAATCAGAAATGTTCTCCCTCTAAATTGCGCCCCTTTTCTCACCTTCAACGTATAACCTTATGACGGCCCTAATAGGCACGACCGTCTAGGTATGTATGTTCCTCACAAATATAATTACCGTCTCTAATTAATTACCCCAACTTACtaataacttagtaaaaataataattctcacGAAAACGCTAAAAATAATCTTCTTAAAAAATGACTATTTTACCCACACACGCTGAATAATAAAAATACGCCTTAGTCTAAatataccaaaatacccttttatgCTAAAAATCCATTAATCCTGCATCAAATACACAAGGAAGCAAATAATCACATATAAACAACACACATGCACACCTATaactattaataaaataaatctagcgaacaACAGGTTGTTAGAGTTAACACTTCATTTGGACGGAGGGACGAAATTGACTGACATTTTACAAATTTaaggactattttgatatttcgtAAAATTAGGGGACGAATTTGGCCGATCCGTACGAATTCAGGGGCGAAGttaatgatttaatcatttATTGGTTCTACTTCAAACTAAATTCTACACATAGAGtcgtcttaaaaaaaaaaattggcagaAATTTATTACGATACATTTTAGAAATGAATATAATAGTATAGTACAatgttggaaaaaaataaaaacatcccATAAGTATCTAGGAAAAACACAATTAACTTCTTAATATAAACCCTTTGAAATCTtgacagtcttttaaaatcttagaATATAAATCCCTTGAAATTCAAATTACAAATCTTGAAAGTCTGTAAAATCTTAAAAAGTCATTAAAATCCCTTGGACACATGGATTTGGAAAAGGAATAATTTAGGGTAAGAAGATATAGTAGGTCATTTGCAATGGACCCTTATTTTTGGGTAGTATTAGGGGCTCCCTGTAACACCCTAATTTCCGACggtaattttatataataataataatcatgcttttaatgaaaaaggatgtcacacattcattcatatttcaactaataaaataatagagaatCAGATACAACAACGGAAGATACttcataaaatttcataattataaATGTCTTGTCTTTAACATTATTTAGGAAAAATAGCTTAAAACATCATAGTGCTTAAATCAACTTTataatttaaggacattcaacGCTTAACCGAACCAAGTGTTACAGATCAAAGCACGTATCTATTATATTCGACTACTTAATATCCCAAATAATAGCTACGGCGGTATGTCCCCCATCGTCACTTTCTAAGCATCTCGCAAATCTAAAGTTCCTCGTCCTGAATATCTGTACCCCAAGGGTACAGACAACAAAatacacaaacaacaacaaaggggTGAGAATTCACATCATAACATATATTTGGATACATGAATAATAAAGTAGATATTCATATCTTCATCAGTCCTTCATCTTATCCGTTCTTTTAACCCACCTATCTTTCTCCTCGTTTATATGCACCTCATCAACTCTTTAACATTACCGCTTATATTAACTCTTATTCCCTACAACCTAACAACTTTCCTACGCTCATTAGTATTTAAGGCTATTATGTTTAACCTCATCAACTACCCATAACCATCTACTCGATTAATCCCTCTTATCATCGTAATTTCACTTCTTTAACCCATTCATATCTTGTACCTTACTTCATACTTTGTCACTTCATTAACGTCATTTATTACCTTATTCCCTTACCATCGTGTCTCTTTAATTTACCTTAGTTCTTACTCTTCATATAGTCTCATCGTTGCATCTATCCTTTACTCTAATTGACTactattttcatcttcattagTTCTTGAATTACCCTCTCACAACTCTCTCTACTTTGCTTCTAAGTCCTTCATCGTTTCACTACCtaatctcttttgatttttgagatAATCAATCCTAATGACACTTAAGAATACTCTCTCATTTAGATTTAATAGTTTACGACTCTTACCTTTACATTGGAAATTCATTTGTCATTGACGACTACCACAACTATCCTTCCGTATTCTCCCGTATAATAGTCATGTCTCCCTCTCCCTAAACTATGTTTAAGGCTcatcaaatattttctatcattacAGTAATCGAATAACCCATATCCTTACTTTAGTTCTCCTCTAATACTCTTGATACTCGTCTTATTTAAAATACATTATGGCTTATGAAACTACTCTCATGGCCCTTAATTAAAGTCCTCCCAACTAAGGATCActtcttttattttaacttaTGTTTTGAAAGCATCACATTTTGACACTTGCtatcaaaatcgcctcatgatttgtgaaatcgcttcatgattttgacagaatCAGGCgtactaaaattacagattttctgtcaaaatcgcctcatgatcattggaatcgcctcatgatttcgacagcattagacatgctgaaatcacagatttttctgcgattttctaccatgggagcctccttggctcCATTTTTCTACTATAAATTCACCAAAATCATACCTAATCTTCACCATATTATTACCCTATCATTAGAACATTAATTCTTCATTAACCTACCAGATTATCCACCCTTTTTAGGACTAAAAACTCAATTCAAAACCTAAACTAGTTCTCCCTCAATTCTCATCTTTCAACCTCATCTTTTAATTCATTCCTCTTTGTTAACTCATTCAAATTAAcaccataacaacaacaatatattaaaatttaatacaaCCCTCCCATCATGGATTAAGATACCCTAAAGTGCAAAGAATCTCCCCCTTACCTCGAATCTTCGAAGTCACAACTTCCCGGCTCTCTTCTCCAAAACTAGGGTTTtctcctcctcttctctcttcttctctcgcTTCTACGTTTCAGCAAAAGTGGCAACCTTGATTGTTAATTCTCTATTTATATATGGGCTAACCTCATAATATTATTCCTGTCattctattttatattattttttacttcttCCTCCCCCACTTAATTAAAACTTCTATTCTACACCTCCCGCCTCtatattactttatttatttttccctttCATCATAATAATCCTCATAGCACGTCATTAATCATCATATGCATATTTCTTCATAGCTAACATAATATTCTAGCATCATAACaccattattataaaaaaaatcaagaattcTTCTAATTAACTTCATTAAATCATTACATGTAATTTTCGGGGTGTTACACTCCCGTCCAAAACCACATATTACAGAAAAATCACATATGAGTTCTACAAGATTAAAGCGACTACATTCAAATTAACAAAGCATGCAGTATTGTGAAAAGGAAAATGAAGTAATGggctctttcaaaaaaagaagaaattgtaGTAATCgactaaaatgatttttttttttttttttggcaaaaagaggtagCAGGGTGTCTGCTAGCCTCTAAactttattaaaagaaaaagaggaaacaAACAAAAGAGGGGGGGACTGGGCCAAGACCCTCAGATGAAAATAAGAAGTAGCAGGGTGTCTGCTAGCCTCTAAACTTTTCTTTACccactaaaatgaaaataagataaCATTTCACTttaaacaataaacaacaaGTATAAATAAGCTACTTATGGTAAATCCAGAATGTAGCATAACATTTCACTCTAAACAACAGCTAACATAACATTTCAATCTTCAGGTAGTACAACTTTTATAAAACCTCCTTCTTTTTAGATTACAAGCGACTGATGAGATGTAATGGGAATCAAGTAAAGGTCACCCTTTCTTGCCATAGTAACTCCAAACTCTTCTCCCAACTCTAATTCCTCGTTTTTCATTCCATTGGGAAGTTTCCAATCAAAATGATACAATAAAAGTGCAAGGACCTGCTCTACATTAGCCAAACCATAGTTCATGCCGGGACAAATTCTCCTACCAGCACCAAATGGAATGAACTCAAAATTAGTTCCTGAGAAATCAATAGAGCTATCAATAAACCTTTCAGGATAAAACTTATCTGGGTCATTCCAATATTTAGGATCCCTTCCCATTGCCCAAGCATTTATTAGGACTCTACTTTTTACAGGTATACGATAGCCATTAATCTCACAAGCTTCTCGACTTTCCCTTGGAAGAAGGAGAGGAACGGAAGGGTGTAATCTTAATGACTCTttgatgattgattttaaatatttgaactCAGCAATCGTAGCTTCATCAACCATTCCTCTCCTATCAAATCCATTTCTTACTTCAGCTTGtgctttcttcaaaattctTGGATCCTTTATCATCTCAGCCATTGCCCAATTAACAGTAGTTGCTGCAGTCTCACTTCCCGCAGAGAACACATCCTGAAATATACAAGTTCACAATTTTAATAACCCTCTGGTTCTCGGGGATAAGTGTCCCTGATAATCCGGAGTTTGACCAGGTAAATAAAGTCCGTCCAAGAATTGTTCTATCCATGAATCGAAATCAGGTGATGAACAATTTGTTCTTTGGGGAGTTTATTTACCgcaacaacaatttaaaatcacttaatacataaaaaaattaaagagataTTTAATGTGAATACCAGAATTATAGCCTTGACATTATCAATAGTTAATTCAAAATCCATGTCACTGCCACTTTCCACAAATTTTAGGAGACAATCAATCAGATCTTCCTCAGCTTCAGGCAAACCTTCGTTTTCTCTTCTTGAAATTTTCTCTTTATGGTCAGTGATGATATGGCCCAGTATCCTGTCTACTTGTTGGCTTAACTTCtcaagcttaggcttcaatCCAGATATATTTTGAATCCATTGAGCTGAAGGAAACAAGTCACCAATATAGAACCCTCCAGCAagttttataagttgttttacaacTGATATGAACTCTTCTTGTTCCAAATATTTCTTACCAAATGCAGCCTTTGAAGTGAATGTATACATCGTTGACATAACTTCTTCAGTGAGATTGAACTCTGATCCTTCATTTGAAGCAATCTTCTTTAGGAGAGAATTGATCTCTTTTTGTCTTACTGGCCAAAGAGATTTGACTCTTCTTGTGCTTAATAGCTCAATAGCACAAATCTTTCTAAGTTGTCTCCAATAATCACCATAAGGTGAAAAAGCTATATCCATTGAATTGTAAGATGCTATGTCTGTGGCAAGAAGATGAGGCCTTGATGCAAAGATAATATCATGTGTTTTTAAAACCTCCTTTGCAACTTCCGGTGAAGAAATAACAATGAAAAAGATCTCACCAAGTTGAAGATGCATCAAGGGTCCATATTTTTTGGCTAAATCTCTTAATCTTCTAGGTGGGTTTGTTGCAACAAGATGGAGAATATTTCCTAAAATGGGTAGCTTCCATGGCCCTGGAGGTATATTTTTACCGAAGTCATATTTTTTGTAATGATTCCTAATTTTGAGTGCAATTATCATGAAcataaaaatagtgaaaaaactTAGAATTTGAAAAGCCATGGAGATGAAAACTAATGTGAGATGGACTAACACCggaaaaactaatatatatagttaatatttttgtacgtattctgtttttttttttttttaaatcagaaaaaaaattaaaatatttccgaaattaaaaaaatattcagatttttttccaaaaattttaaaattaaaaaaattcagatttttttcttaaataaaaaaattcacaaaaacaattctgaaatttaaaaaattagaaaaatattcagattttttccaaaaatattttaaatttaaaataaattaagatttttcttctaaattaaaaaattcaaaaaacattaaaaaatttctgaaatttgaaaaatattcagatttttttccaaaaattttaaaatagatataAATTCAGATTTTTATCCAAATATtgtattctaaaataaaattttttaaaaaaacattaaaaaatattcatatttttttccaaattttataaatcgaaaaaaaattaagaattttcttctaaaataaaaattgataaaaaaataaaaaaatttccaatattagaaaaatattcagatttttttcctaaaattttaaaatagataaaatttcatatttttatccaaatattgttttctaaaataatttttttttaaaaaaacattaaaaaaaaatattcagattttttttccaaaattttttaattcggaaaaaaaattaagatttttcttttgaaataaaaattcagaaaaaaattgaaattgttttttaattattcagatttttttcttaaataagaaaaatttagaaaaaaaattcaatagaatagaaaaaaattcattttataataaaaaaattctaagttttttttttttttttacatttaatggtttaaaataattaagatttttGTTCCATATCTTTTTGAccatattaattaaaaaaattgttttaacatgCAGAATTATTTTCAACTTGAATGTTTTTTCATCCTTGATTTATAGCTTTTTCTTAaagtctttaaaaaataatttctaaattgtttatatcaaaattacttttatttaattttttttttttttatcataatcacaaagttttatttcttttttaacaaaagataatattatatttattataaaaaaaaagatataatcaTACTATAATTACAATTTCTGGTCTCTCTTtttatagaaaagaaaaaagtgcaTGTGAACTAAATCtgagatattattatttttgaccaaaaatcaTAGATTTATATATACCTATTAATTAAAAAGCGGACAGACGGGAGTGCCCGTCTGGACACTAgtattaataaaggcaatacatttttttttggtgtagcctattttTTAACCCATTATACCCTTCACTAATTgcaaaaattccaaaacaattaACTGTTTGAAATGGACGTCGGTTATCGTATTTCAAACTCAAAACATAACTtctttttcatattaaaaatcAGCAAAATCAGAACATAACtgtctttttaatttaaaacatcAGCACGAGAGATTCAAGAGGAAGAAATAAGGAAAGAGCGAACATCGCACCGTTGAAAAACGGAGTTGTTGCGGCAGCGATGCATAAGCAAAATGGTTAGTTTCTATCTTCTCCCTTTATGTTTTGTCTATAATCCTTTGCCATCGATTGATTTTCCATGTTTAGGTTGCAgtctttaaatttgattttgaagaatCACATGGTTATTACAGTGGAAAACATATGGGAGAAGAGAACTAACAAGGCTTAGAGCATTCACATGCATAATACAACAATCAACGTACACATTTGCTTTAAAGACTATGTCTTCTTCTAAGTTATGTAGATGATACATTCGAACTTCAGATGCCTTTAAAACAGTATATATATGGCATGCTTTTGGATCGTCAATAATTTGTAGCATTGATACTTCTCATGGAaggagtgttttttttttttgttacaatggaAGGAGTGTGTGATTACatttatttcattcattttataaagtCATTTTTTGATGTCGATGTGCCATTATCATGTTCAATCTCAATATCTTGAATATACTATTGCTATCTCATATCTGGATGATTTGCAGGTTGGATGGCTCTCATATGAATATCATTCTGATCCATTATTTTTATCTCTCTAATAATagctcttttttctttctttcttccttatgtatcataccACAAGATAATGGAAGAGGATGGGAAGAGTTTATGCTAATTACAATAATAACTAGTAAATACTAATTACAAATAATTAAGATTATTCTATAATCTATAACTCCTCAAGAACCTATATTAATGTGTACATTAATATACTAGTCAGCTTATATCAATATACATTAATATACAATAATAACTAGTAAAGACTAATTCcaaataattaacattattCTACTCCttccgttccaaattgtatgtcactttagaaaaaatatttgttccaaattatatgtcgttttacaataccaatgaaaaattaatgttactttttctattatatccttaattatttattactctctcttctttcaattccttcatttatctttctcatatcatttattgaggataattttgtaaaacaactcataatatctctttcccacacaatattaattacatttcttaatatgtgttaaatgcccaaaacgtcatacaatttggaacggagaGAGTATAATCTATCAAGCTACTTAATTgccaaaacaaagaaaaccattATTATGACCAATTCAAAGGAGACATTTTCCAAAACACATCACGTGGCCATAGGGAGACAAAATAGCATGACAAAAGATACCttcttgatttactccaaggGTCTACCACCATCATGTCATAAATAAAGCCACttacacttcttcttcatcacAATACAAACCCCAACGTTGCAGTTTAATTCATCTAAAATCACTCACGATTCAACTTGAAATTCTTCTAAGCTAGCTTTAGACTGCTTCAAGTTCTCATAATT belongs to Medicago truncatula cultivar Jemalong A17 chromosome 6, MtrunA17r5.0-ANR, whole genome shotgun sequence and includes:
- the LOC120576136 gene encoding cytochrome P450 71D11; this encodes MAFQILSFFTIFMFMIIALKIRNHYKKYDFGKNIPPGPWKLPILGNILHLVATNPPRRLRDLAKKYGPLMHLQLGEIFFIVISSPEVAKEVLKTHDIIFASRPHLLATDIASYNSMDIAFSPYGDYWRQLRKICAIELLSTRRVKSLWPVRQKEINSLLKKIASNEGSEFNLTEEVMSTMYTFTSKAAFGKKYLEQEEFISVVKQLIKLAGGFYIGDLFPSAQWIQNISGLKPKLEKLSQQVDRILGHIITDHKEKISRRENEGLPEAEEDLIDCLLKFVESGSDMDFELTIDNVKAIILDVFSAGSETAATTVNWAMAEMIKDPRILKKAQAEVRNGFDRRGMVDEATIAEFKYLKSIIKESLRLHPSVPLLLPRESREACEINGYRIPVKSRVLINAWAMGRDPKYWNDPDKFYPERFIDSSIDFSGTNFEFIPFGAGRRICPGMNYGLANVEQVLALLLYHFDWKLPNGMKNEELELGEEFGVTMARKGDLYLIPITSHQSLVI